A genomic window from Paenibacillus sp. FSL K6-0276 includes:
- a CDS encoding 4a-hydroxytetrahydrobiopterin dehydratase: MLFTEEELREQISKLEGWKLEENIMVRKYMFSQYMQGIAFVDEVATISEAFDHHPHITIDYKTVTLRLKSNEEDGITALDIREAHEFNEAFEKNH; the protein is encoded by the coding sequence TTGTTATTTACGGAAGAAGAACTGCGTGAGCAGATCAGTAAGCTGGAAGGTTGGAAACTGGAAGAGAATATCATGGTGCGAAAATATATGTTCAGCCAATATATGCAAGGTATTGCTTTCGTTGATGAAGTAGCCACCATTTCAGAAGCCTTTGATCATCATCCACATATTACGATTGATTATAAGACAGTTACCCTACGACTGAAATCAAATGAGGAAGACGGTATTACGGCTCTTGATATTCGAGAGGCACATGAATTTAATGAAGCCTTTGAGAAAAATCATTAG
- a CDS encoding C40 family peptidase: protein MAFSIGGGSAFADSKMDSVISKTIGVAYKTGGTSTAGFDCSGFTTYVFKNMGLSLPRTSKAQYNIGTPVAKSKLRSGDLVFFNTLGSGVSHVGIYVGNGKFAQSSSSRGVNISSLSQSYWNNRYVGAKRVMSTSSYQAVAYD from the coding sequence ATGGCATTCTCTATTGGTGGAGGAAGTGCCTTTGCAGACTCTAAAATGGACAGTGTTATCTCAAAGACTATTGGAGTTGCCTATAAAACCGGAGGCACTAGCACTGCCGGATTTGACTGTTCTGGATTTACTACGTATGTATTCAAGAATATGGGTCTTTCTTTGCCCCGCACCTCAAAAGCTCAATATAATATCGGAACTCCTGTAGCCAAAAGCAAACTGCGTTCAGGTGATCTGGTTTTCTTTAACACATTGGGCAGCGGCGTATCCCATGTCGGGATTTATGTTGGAAACGGTAAATTTGCACAATCTTCTTCTTCGCGTGGTGTGAACATCTCTTCACTTAGCCAGTCCTACTGGAACAATCGCTACGTTGGCGCTAAAAGAGTAATGAGTACTTCATCATATCAAGCAGTAGCCTACGATTAA
- a CDS encoding cytochrome c, with protein sequence MQKWIMSGLFFAACAFAVVLMFTLPGKEEVAEQNKPTMPVVQLDAAKAEATVKASCITCHGDQLQGGVGPSLQNEGSQHDAEGIYSIVTKGRGQMPSFKEKLAPEEIANVALWLSEKK encoded by the coding sequence ATGCAGAAATGGATCATGAGCGGTTTGTTTTTTGCCGCCTGTGCCTTTGCGGTAGTACTTATGTTTACACTTCCAGGTAAAGAAGAGGTAGCTGAACAGAATAAGCCCACGATGCCAGTAGTTCAATTAGATGCGGCAAAGGCGGAGGCAACCGTGAAAGCCAGCTGTATTACCTGTCACGGCGATCAGCTTCAAGGTGGAGTTGGACCAAGTCTTCAAAATGAAGGTAGTCAGCATGACGCTGAAGGAATCTACAGCATCGTCACTAAAGGACGCGGTCAAATGCCTTCCTTTAAGGAGAAGCTGGCCCCTGAAGAGATTGCTAACGTCGCCCTCTGGCTCTCGGAAAAAAAGTGA
- a CDS encoding C40 family peptidase, giving the protein MKKKLAAAVLSFSIIFTIGAGSAFADSKMDKVIDKTIGTKYVSGGISTNGFDCSGFTMYVFDKIGINLPHQSGSQYQMGTAISQDDLRSGDLVFFNTSGKGVSHVGIYVGEGKFAHASSSRGVTISALSDSYYVKRYIGAKRIMSTDAYHSVASETEDNDDVQ; this is encoded by the coding sequence TTGAAGAAGAAGTTAGCAGCAGCAGTACTTAGCTTTTCCATTATCTTCACCATCGGAGCAGGAAGCGCTTTCGCGGATTCCAAAATGGATAAAGTGATCGATAAGACCATCGGAACTAAGTACGTATCCGGCGGCATCTCCACAAATGGATTTGATTGCTCCGGATTTACAATGTATGTGTTTGATAAAATTGGTATCAACCTACCACACCAATCAGGTTCCCAGTATCAAATGGGTACAGCTATCTCCCAAGATGATTTAAGATCTGGAGATCTTGTATTCTTCAATACAAGTGGTAAGGGTGTCTCCCATGTCGGCATTTATGTCGGTGAAGGCAAGTTTGCACACGCCTCCTCCTCACGCGGTGTAACGATTAGCGCCCTGAGTGATAGCTACTACGTGAAACGCTACATCGGTGCTAAACGGATTATGAGCACAGATGCTTATCATTCTGTTGCTTCTGAGACAGAAGATAATGATGATGTTCAATAA
- a CDS encoding GNAT family N-acetyltransferase, with protein MINPSVTFHVALMETTHAEDICKWNYTPPYNIYGWMPWEQMQALGIEFGDPQLRNEQYISILNGQGTLCGFAQLFPMEGVVRLGIGMRPDLCGQGLGKLFVDAIVQAALIRYPEREIDLEVLTWNQRAIRTYQKCGFTITDTYERLTPTGNKPFYCMVYDK; from the coding sequence ATGATAAATCCCTCGGTTACTTTTCATGTTGCTCTTATGGAGACTACTCATGCGGAAGATATTTGCAAGTGGAACTACACACCCCCTTATAATATTTACGGCTGGATGCCGTGGGAGCAAATGCAGGCTCTTGGAATCGAGTTCGGTGACCCTCAGCTACGGAATGAGCAATATATCTCCATATTAAATGGGCAAGGGACTTTATGCGGATTCGCGCAGCTGTTCCCAATGGAAGGTGTCGTTCGTTTGGGAATTGGCATGCGCCCCGATCTATGCGGCCAAGGTCTAGGGAAATTATTCGTAGATGCAATCGTGCAAGCAGCCTTGATTCGTTATCCTGAGCGTGAGATTGATCTAGAGGTATTGACCTGGAACCAGCGAGCCATCCGAACATACCAAAAGTGTGGATTTACGATTACGGATACGTATGAGCGCCTAACCCCCACAGGAAACAAACCATTTTATTGCATGGTCTATGACAAATGA